One Dysidea avara chromosome 7, odDysAvar1.4, whole genome shotgun sequence genomic region harbors:
- the LOC136260114 gene encoding neurogenic locus notch homolog protein 1-like isoform X3, whose product MKCPVLVILLESVLLCSCQTSITVTRSESGDEVRSSMTNTAYCKAIHGYLDGSQCKCDFRRTFSLDSQRCIDYYNVPQFRFSRRGLNSDVSVSVVSIATGVDGVTHMLEFAASSSALPIVQGTASTPLPTGCTVSSVEFNTYTGWIVQSFNGFSLAEHNSHVYLEVTELPSAGAEFFRAQFVRLSISCPSITGLLMFKFGRGSQTFTPSQSDPCNPNPCENSGSCTANGNSFTCSCVDGFLGALCQSTDYCASNPCQNNGSCVNGIGTHLCHCIEEFAGQSCETYVGDIEDHCDDDEYDNLNSIDDNSNRICSSFSIDRMDRGDSVNTPLSSVEYCSSIRAYCPDGSCSYCQCEFRLSYRHDLRRCDDYYNECSLRFSRLTLNVDTGVSTVGFAEDGDGGYEISFEATSYPLPIVQGTADYALPPGCVISSLAVNRATGWRTVDHGGFSLHYSGQDAFLEIDGQPSLGINFFNSEFVRLNISCLGRNFGCLPMKFSGSKTSSYSTDFCSIINPCNNGATCVSGDSSFTCNCAPNYSGLLCDDFDHCSSQPCQNGATCVNSRDSYTCNCPDGFEGINCDHVTTRCEADSCANGGTCTLNGDTITCNCVEGFTGAVCDEDVDDCVNNSCENGATCSDSGINSYTCICANGYSGEYCDINIDDCDPNHCRNGATCVDAVANFSCQCAEGFTGHLCHINNGGGCATKSCENGGSCIGGSDVVYCQCISGFTGQQCETNIDDCSPNLCENNSTCTDGVNGFTCSCEEGFTGDNCNTAIDHCDPDPCQNGATCINGDLSFTCNCPEGFAGQLCDKVDDCVDNSCQNGATCVDGTDSYTCSCVDRFLGAFCQSTDYCASTSCQNNGSCVNGIGTHLCHCIEEFAGQSCETYVGDIEDHCDDDEYDNLNSIDDNGSRICSSFSIDRMDRGDSVNTPLSSVEYCSSIRAYCPDGSCSYCQCEFRLSYRHDLRRCDDYYNECSLRFSRLTLNVDTGVSTVSFSEDGDGGYEIAFEATSYPLPIVQGTADYALPPHCVISSLAVNRATGWRTVDHGGFSLHYSGQDAFLEIDGQPSLGINFFQSEFVRLNISCLGRNFGCLPMKFSGSKTSSYSTDFCSIINPCNNGATCVSDDSSFTCNCAPNYSGLLCDDFDHCSSQPCQNGATCVNSRDSYTCNCPDGFEGIDCDHVTTRCETDSCANGGTCTLNGDIIICNCVEGFTGAVCDEDVDDCVNNSCENGATCSDSGINSYTCICANGYSGEYCDINIDDCDPNHCRNGATCVDAVANFSCQCAEGFTGHLCHINNGSGCATKSCENGGTCIGGSDVVYCQCISGFTGQQCEINLDDCSPNPCENGGNCTDELNGFMCSCEEGFTGDNCNTTAIDQCDPDPCQNGATCINGDLSFTCICPEGFTGQLCDEVDDCVDNLCQNGATCVDGTDSYTCGCVDGYTGDYCETDIDDCAGSPCVNGDCTDQVNGYICSCSGGYTGLNCDEDIDECVNNPCNNGVCSNTDGSFVCNCNAGFMGEDCSKGCIDNTYGPDCTSTCTCLNGADCSPVTGVCNCTTGYTGVSCESAVCTDPCVNGGTCVEPEVCQCPEPYGGVACADIVCSDSYCASGGTCSAGPTGLTCLCPRGFIGQRCETRDRSVTGSSTQDESQTGTAVGVSVGLVVAIAAVAALIIIAILVYTRYHMRSKQKYPSDIEQDASMEGMQNPTYGTHGQFKPTTDNGANGTVIANEAASTEQSTNLEPMGTVSS is encoded by the exons TTCCACAGTTTCGATTTTCAAGACGTGGTTTAAATTCTGATGTCAGTGTTAGTGTTGTTAGTATTGCCACTGGTGTGGATGGTGTTACTCATATGTTAGAGTTTGCAGCATCATCAAGTGCACTACCAATAGTGCAGGGTACAGCCAGTACTCCCCTACCAACTGGGTGTACTGTGTCATCAGTAGAATTCAATACTTACACTGGATGGATAGTACAAAGCTTTAATGGATTTTCATTAGCAGAACATAACTCTCATGTTTATTTGGAG GTTACTGAGTTACCTTCTGCTGGTGCTGAGTTCTTTAGAGCTCAGTTTGTGAGGCTGAGCATTTCCTGTCCAAGCATCACTGGCTTACTTATGTTCAAATTTGGTAGAGGATCTCAAACATTTACTCCTTCACAATCAG ATCCATGTAATCCTAATCCATGTGAGAATTCTGGATCTTGCACTGCAAATGGAAACAGTTTTACCTGTAGTTGTGTTGATGGGTTTCTTGGTGCATTATGCCAGTCCACTGACTACTGTGCCAGTAATCCATGCCAAAACAATGGCTCTTGTGTGAATGGCATAGGAACACACTTGTGTCACTGTATAGAAGAGTTTGCTGGACAATCTTGTGAAACATATGTTGGAGATATTGAAGACCATTGTGATGATGATGAGTATGATAATCTCAACAGTATTGATGACAATAGCAACAGAATCTGTTCATCATTTTCTATAGATCGAATGGACAGAGGTGATAGTGTCAACACTCCATTAAGTAGCGTAGAATATTGCTCTAGTATCAGAGCTTACTGTCCTGATGGTAGTTGTTCTTATTGCCAATGTGAATTCAGACTTAGCTACAGACATGACCTACGAAGATGTGATGATTATTACAATG AGTGCTCCTTGCGGTTTTCAAGGCTAACGCTGAATGTGGACACTGGTGTATCTACTGTTGGTTTTgctgaagatggtgatggtggatATGAAATATCATTTGAGGCTACTTCTTATCCATTACCAATAGTTCAAGGAACTGCAGACTATGCCCTACCTCCTGGCTGTGTAATTAGTTCTCTAGCAGTGAATCGTGCTACAGGATGGAGAACAGTGGACCATGGAGGGTTTAGCTTACACTATAGCGGACAGGATGCATTTTTGGAG ATTGATGGACAGCCATCTCTTGGAATTAATTTTTTCAACAGTGAGTTTGTAAGGTTAAACATCTCCTGTCTAGGAAGAAATTTTGGCTGTTTACCAATGAAATTCAGTGGTTCTAAAACTTCTAGTTATT CAACTGATTTTTGCAGCATTATAAACCCTTGCAATAATGGAGCTACCTGTGTTTCCGGTGATAGTTCATTTACATGTAATTGTGCACCAAATTACAGTGGACTACTTTGTGATGACTTTGACCACTGCTCCTCACAACCTTGTCAGAATGGTGCAACTTGTGTAAACTCCAGAGACTCATACACTTGTAATTGTCCAGATGGTTTTGAAGGAATCAACTGTGACCATGTCACTACAAGATGTGAGGCAGATAGCTGTGCCAATGGTGGAACATGTACACTTAATGGAGACACTATTACATGCAATTGTGTTGAAGGGTTTACAGGAGCTGTATGTGATGAAGATGTTGATGACTGTGTGAACAATTCATGTGAGAATGGTGCAACATGTAGTGACTCAGGGATCAATTCTTATACCTGTATTTGTGCCAATGGCTACAGTGGGGAATACTGTGATAtaaatattgatgattgtgatcccaaCCATTGTCGTAATGGGGCAACTTGTGTTGATGCAGTAGCAAACTTTTCATGTCAGTGTGCAGAAGGATTTACAGGTCATCTGTGTCACATAAATAATGGTGGTGGTTGTGCTACAAAATCTTGTGAAAATGGAGGTAGTTGCATCGGTGGCAGTGATGTGGTTTACTGTCAGTGTATAAGTGGCTTTACTGGACAGCAATGCGAGacaaatattgatgattgtAGTCCTAATCTTTGCGAGAATAATAGTacttgtactgatggagttaatGGCTTTACTTGTAGCTGTGAGGAAGGATTTACTGGTGACAACTGTAACACTGCTATTGACCACTGTGATCCAGACCCTTGTCAAAATGGTGCTACTTGCATCAATGGTGACCTGTCATTCACGTGTAACTGTCCTGAAGGCTTCGCTGGTCAATTATGTGATAAAGTAGATGATTGTGTTGATAACTCATGCCAAAATGGAGCAACTTGTGTAGATGGTACTGACTCCTATACATGTAGTTGTGTTGATAGGTTTCTTGGTGCATTTTGCCAGTCCACTGACTACTGTGCCAGTACTTCATGCCAAAACAATGGCTCTTGTGTGAATGGCATAGGAACACACTTGTGTCACTGTATAGAAGAGTTTGCTGGACAATCTTGTGAAACATATGTTGGAGATATTGAAGACCATTGTGATGATGATGAGTACGATAATCTCAACAGTATTGATGATAATGGCAGCAGAATCTGTTCATCATTTTCTATAGATCGAATGGACAGAGGTGATAGTGTCAACACTCCATTAAGTAGTGTAGAATATTGCTCTAGTATCAGAGCTTACTGTCCTGATGGTAGTTGTTCTTATTGCCAATGTGAATTCAGACTTAGCTACAGACATGACCTACGAAGATGTGATGATTATTACAATG AGTGCTCCTTGCGGTTTTCAAGGCTAACACTGAATGTGGACACTGGTGTATCTACTGTTAGTTTTtctgaagatggtgatggtggatATGAAATAGCATTTGAGGCTACTTCTTATCCATTACCAATAGTTCAAGGAACTGCAGACTATGCCCTACCTCCTCACTGTGTAATAAGTTCTCTAGCAGTGAATCGTGCTACAGGATGGAGAACGGTGGACCATGGAGGGTTTAGCTTACACTATAGCGGACAGGATGCATTTTTGGAG ATTGATGGACAGCCATCTCTTGGAATTAACTTTTTCCAGAGTGAGTTTGTAAGGTTAAACATCTCCTGCCTGGGAAGAAATTTTGGCTGCTTACCAATGAAATTCAGTGGTTCTAAAACTTCTAGTTATT CAACTGATTTTTGCAGTATTATAAACCCTTGCAATAATGGAGCTACCTGTGTTTCCGATGATAGTTCATTTACATGTAATTGTGCACCAAATTACAGTGGACTACTTTGTGATGACTTTGACCACTGCTCCTCACAACCTTGTCAGAATGGTGCAACTTGTGTAAACTCCAGAGACTCATACACTTGTAATTGTCCAGATGGTTTTGAAGGAATCGACTGTGACCATGTCACTACAAGATGTGAGACAGATAGCTGTGCCAATGGTGGAACATGTACACTTAATGGAGACATTATCATATGCAATTGTGTTGAAGGGTTTACAGGAGCTGTATGTGATGAAGATGTTGATGACTGTGTGAACAATTCATGTGAGAATGGTGCAACATGTAGTGACTCAGGGATCAATTCTTATACCTGTATTTGTGCCAATGGCTACAGTGGGGAATACTGTGATAtaaatattgatgattgtgatcccaaCCATTGTCGTAATGGGGCAACTTGTGTTGATGCAGTAGCAAACTTTTCATGTCAGTGTGCAGAAGGATTTACAGGTCATCTGTGTCACATTAATAATGGTAGTGGTTGTGCTACAAAATCTTGTGAAAATGGAGGTACTTGCATCGGTGGCAGTGATGTGGTTTACTGTCAGTGCATAAGTGGCTTTACTGGACAGCAGTGTGAGATAAACCTTGACGACTGTAGTCCTAATCCTTGTGAgaatggtggtaattgcactgatgaACTTAATGGCTTTATGTGTAGCTGTGAGGAAGGATTTACTGGTGACAACTGTAACACTACTGCTATTGATCAGTGTGATCCAGACCCTTGTCAAAATGGTGCTACTTGCATCAATGGTGACCTGTCATTCACCTGTATCTGTCCTGAAGGTTTCACTGGTCAATTATGTGATGAAGTAGATGATTGTGTTGATAATTTGTGCCAAAATGGAGCAACTTGTGTGGATGGTACTGACTCCTACACATGTGGTTGTGTTGATGGATATACAGGTGACTATTGTGAAACTGACATTGATGATTGTGCAGGCTCCCCTTGTGTTAATGGTGACTGTACTGATCAAGTTAATGGATatatttgtagttgtagtggtgGTTACACTGGGTTGAATTGTGATGAAGATATTGATGAATGTGTTAATAATCCTTGTAACAATGGAGTGTGTAGTAACACTGATGGtagttttgtgtgtaactgTAATGCTGGGTTCATGGGTGAAGATTGTAGTAAAG GTTGTATTGACAATACATATGGTCCTGATTGTACTTCAACTTGTACTTGTTTAAATGGAGCTGACTGTAGTCCAGTGACTGgtgtttgtaattgtactaCTGGCTACACTGGTGTGTCTTGTGAATCTG CTGTATGTACTGATCCTTGTGTAAATGGTGGAACTTGTGTTGAGCCAGAAGTGTGTCAATGTCCAGAACCATATGGTGGAGTTGCTTGTGCAGATA TTGTGTGTAGTGATAGTTACTGTGCAAGTGGTGGGACTTGTTCAGCTGGCCCAACTGGTCTGACATGCCT GTGTCCTCGAGGCTTCATTGGTCAGCGTTGTGAAACACGAGACCGCTCAGTCACTGGCAGTAGCACTCAAGATGAATCTCAAACAG GTACAGCAGTTGGAGTCTCAGTTGGGTTGGTGGTAGCTATAGCAGCAGTCGCTGCATTAATCATTATTGCAATACTGGTATACACAAG ATATCATATGAGATCAAAACAAAAATATCCTAGTGACATTGAACAA GATGCTTCAATGGAAGGCATGCAGAATCCAACCTATGGCACTCACGGTCAATTTAAGCCCACCACTGACAATGGTGCTAATGGTACTGTCATTGCTAATGAGGCAGCATCCACAGAACAGTCAACTAATTTAGAACCAATGGGGACCGTCAGTAGTTGA